Genomic DNA from Triticum dicoccoides isolate Atlit2015 ecotype Zavitan chromosome 4B, WEW_v2.0, whole genome shotgun sequence:
cgcgccctcgccactgcgccgctggtggcggaggacgtcgcgctggcaggcttcgcggcgtcaaccgcagCCATCGCGCCCTCtatcaccgcgccggctgcccctccgactgtctccacggtgttctcacctcagccagtctcctcgatgggatcgcagccgccgccgccgtttcacttcgaccatctcatcaccatcaagttgtcgtcggacaattacatcttctggtgcgcgcaggttcttccgcttcttgggagtcactacctgcttggctatgtcgacggatctctcccttgccctcctgcgctggttgacagcgtgcatggtccggtctataatccggctcaccgtgtctggacagggcaggatcaggcgaacctctcctccatccaggggtcgctctctccggccgttgctgggcttgttgtcttcgccaagacgtcccacgaggcatggactattcttgagcgctcgtttgcggcacagtcgcaggctcgtgtatctgggctccgtcgccaacttggggagtgtcagaagcttgactccaccgccactgagttctacaacaaagtcaagagtctcgccgacacgctggcctccattggacagcccctcaccgactccgagttcaactcgtttattgtcaatggtcttgatgaggagtatgacgccctagtcgagatcatcaatgagaggggcaactccacgcccatgccagcacacgaggtcttttcacgcctcctgcttactgagcaacgagtcgagacgcgccgatccaggggcaacggcgccctctcggcaaacgccgccaccaagggtggtcgctcctctgcttcatccagggctccttcggggcagtcaccaccacccgcctcggcccctcttcctactgcgacgctaccaggggctggcggtccccgtgtgtgccagctttgtggtcgcgatgggcactgggcctcgaagtgtcacaagcgcttccagcggggttttcttggtcttggcaatgacgggaaggatacacgcaactttgctcgccaggtcgccatggctgatcatccgccgccgcagaagccacagggacacactcagtcctactccattgatccccactggtacatggactctagggcgacagagcacctgaccagtgagatggggaagcttcacactcgtgaaccctaccatggctccgacaagatccacaccgccaatggagcaggtatgcacatctctcatattggtcaagcatcacttctcactagacatgccaataggagtcttcaacttcgcaatgttcttcgagttccatctgtgacacgtaatcttctttcagttcttaaactcactcgtgataataatgtgctttgtgaatttcatccttttgatctttttattaaggatcggggcacgagggacattcttcttagtgggcggctctgccaaggtctctatcgtctggagcatcctggcgtcgctcgcgtcttcagtggagttcgggtatctccgtcacagtggcatgctcgtcttggtcacccggccacacctattgtccggcatgttttgcgtcgtcatgagcttcctagtgtgtctagtaataaagatgtagcagtgtgtgatgcttgtcagcaggggaagagtcatcaacttcctttttcggagtccagtcgtgaggtgaaacatcctttagaacttgtgttttcagatgtatgaggtcctgctcagacttctgttagtggtcataattattatatcagttttgttgatgcttacagccactttacctggctttatcttatcaaacgtaaatctgatgtgtttgacatttttgttcagtttcaaaaacatgttgaacgccttctcaagcacaaaattattcatgttcagtcggactggggtggcgagtatcgcaacctcaactccttctttcagtcgcttgggatcactcaccgtttagcatgtccacatacacatcagcagaatggttcagtagaacgtaagcatcgtcacattgttgaagctggcctgactcttttggcccatgcatctgttccgtttcgtttttggagtgatgctttcaccactgcatgttttctcatcaatcgtactcccacttgtgttttgaatatgaagactcccattgaagttctccttaatgaacaaccggactacacctttcttaaggtgtttgggtgtgcttgctggccccatctccgtccatataacaagcgtaagctcgagtttcgttccaagaagtgtgtttttcttggttatagctctcttcataaaggatacaaatgtcttcatgttcccactaatcgtgtctacatctctcgggatgttgtgtttgatgagcatgtttttccctttgccaaactccttgtgtccactaccgagccacctgtcatgcattcatcctctgttgcttctgaccaatttgatgatgttgcatattctcctatattgttgcctaaccatggtgcaggcactggtcgtggggctcgtttagagattctggaagcgccatcttcctcttcgtcgccatcgccttcatcctcggcaccttctgttgtgcacgaggagcacatggcgcccctgcatggccttggtttccgtgctcatgcacggccgatcgacgtcctggcccggtcgcctctggcttctgggctgccttcgccatcgtcgcgccctgcaaccccgccgactgggccggcctcctcggtccccgtctcgcccagggcgtcggggcagtcatcaccaggcctggcctcgcccgcccctgcctcgcccagggtgtctgggcccttctcaccagggccggcctcgcctgctctcgcctcgccaaggccgtctgggccggtgtcaccggagctggcctcgcccaccctcggttctcccatggcctctgagcccctgtcgtcgggccagtcttcgccatgcagcccggagtcgtctgtcccgagctcgcgtgaggtgattcctgcatctccggcgaccgtcacgtcttcgtcaccttcgcctccgccggctcctgctgctgctctacgtccacatacgcgcagtcggagtggcatttttcagcctaagcaacgtcacgatggcacagttgcttggttagcggcgtgcatgtctgctgctctcgcagatccatcctctgagccacgcacgtatcaagctgctatgcgcattcctcattggagagaggccatggagcaggagtatcaagcgcttcttcgcaatcagacatggactcttgttcctccacaatcacgggtaaatgtcattgattccaaatgggttttcaaagtgaagaagcattctgatgggtccattgagcgctataaggctcgtctggttgctcgtggttttcgacagcgttttggacttgactatgaagacaccttcagtccagtggtcaagcctactaccatcagacttcttctctctctggctgttactcggggttggtttcttcgtcagcttgatgttcaaaatgcttttcttcatggtgtcttggcggaggaggtttacatgcgccagcctccgggtttctctgatccggatcgccctgatcatctctgtcgtctgtccaaggcaatttatggtctgaagcaggctcctcgtgcttggcatgctcgtcttgcaatggctcttcgggctcatggtttgcatattcgaccgtctgactctggttgtctttcaacatattctgatgcagactgggctggcaatccggatgacaggcgatccacggggggttatgctgtcttctttggctctaacctgattgcctggagtgctcggaaacaggctactgtctcgcgtagcagtactgaggctgagtataaggctgtggccaatgccacatcagagattatctgggtacagtccttgcttcaggagttaagtataccccaatcacagcctccggttctttggtgtgataacatcggtgctacatacctttctgcaaatccggtattccatgcccgaacgaaacacattgaagttgactatcactttgtgcgtgaacgtgtctctcagaagcaactacagatcaagtttatttcttcccaggatcaacttgctgacatcttcaccaagccattgcctttgccacagtttgagacttacaggcgcaatcttacccttctagattcattagaaagtggctaagattgagggagggtgttagactgtatttacatgtgtatattgtaacgttgtataccacctcattatatatatatatatgtgataggccacccctagagggttgtgccggttccccccaaagcctattgtcttacactcACCTAGCTACGTAACTAGTGCCTAGCAGAAACCCTCACGAAAATGGCACGGTGCTCGCGCGCTTGGCTCACACTGATTCTTCTCGCTTGTGCCCTTGTGCAGAGCTCTTACGGCTCGAGACCATCTCCAATGGGGTTGCAGAAGCCCGGGGTCGTGTCTCCGACGATGGTTCACGGCGCCGCTGAACCACGCCCCCACGACGACGGGGCGACCATAGTCCCGCCCTCCACGGAGGAGGGTGCGACCGGTCATGGTGGTGTTGTAGCAACTTCGGCGCTGACGGGCGGTGGTGTTGTGTCGTCGGAGCAGAGGAAGGGTACAGACGTGCCGGTGCTGCAGCAGGCGCTGGGAAGGATGCTGGGCTCGAAGATGGCGCGCCGGGTCCTGGGAGGGGAGGCGGAGGACTCGGCGGCGGGGCCGTCGTGCCACTCCAACAACGCGCACATCACCTGTGCCCCGCCGGCGCAGCACTGACCGGTGTGCTTCTTGCAGTGGTCTGGGAGCTAGCTAGTCCAGCTGATTCGTTCATCCCTTGTTGACGCTTTCCTGTAAATTAACAGTAGCTCTTTCGAACTCGTTCTTCCAGAAAATCTGAACCTTTCGTTATATATGATTACTAGTACGTACTCCTACTCCATCCGAAGATCGCCGGCCAAGACTTGATCCCATTTGAGCCTCAAGTATTTATAACTCGCAAAGGTGGTCGATCCTCATGCAGATGCATGGAGAacgcacgtactccctccgtcactTTCCATGATTGTGTGTGACGACTGACGACTGACGAGAGACTCAGAGTGCGGGCGTGATGCAATCTGAGCATACCTTCCACGACGGCCGAGTCCAAACTTCAGTCGCACGAATGCGCGCACGCGTGCCTGTGGGTAGATGAAAGCGGACGTGATGCCAGGCAGAGTCCAAACCTACGTACGGAGGAATTCTGAAAGAACAAACGGCCGACAAATCCGCAAGTTTGACGATATGGAAAGTAATTAAACATGTCTGCTGTCTATCTTGAACTCTTGATTTTGTCTTTGCTTTCCAGTGTCTCAGTGCGTGGATGTGAATAGCGCGAAAAGGCTCCTTCCTTTCGTACGCTTACCATTCGAAAACCATCACACCCAAACCTAAGTTATCTTTTTTTTAACACAATTACAATTGCATATGCTCACATATAATCATCTCTATGAACACGAGCACACACACTCTATCACTATGAGCATATCCAGGCCGGCACGGGCGAAGCCTGGCCCGCAGCGGCGGCGGGGACTCCTTCCCTCCtagcgcggcggtggcggcgcgggtcgCCCCTGCGGGCAGTGGGGCTGCAAACGAGTTGAGTTCGAGCGAGTTGGACTTGGCTCAGCTCAACTCTTATTATAATTCGAGCGAGCTCAAATTGAGTGAAGCTCAAGATTGAGCTATAGAACAGGACTCGTGCTCAGCTTGTAACgatctcgagtcgatctcgagctagtttcgagctaaatgagACGACACATTTTTTAAAGTCTATGACTATTATTCCCACTAGATAAGGTAAAACTTGTCGTAGAAACATTAAAATATTTATCCCAATCAAAACGATGATAATATAAACTTCTTAGAATGACTTATTCTCTCTGTTTAACACATGGCTGACCACGTACCATAATATGGCCTAAATTTTCCCTACAATTAATTAAGCTTCCATGTTTGCTTGTAAATAAAATGGAGAAAAATCCTGGGCGATATATATAGTAATAAATTATCCTATCTAATTTAATATATGACATGATCATTTAACATAATTATATTATGCCGAACCATCAAGCTAAAATCGAGCAAACTAGTATTGACTCAAGATCAACTCCTTTCTCAACCGAGCTAAAGAAAGTGTTCATACCCAGCTCATTTTTTTGAGTCGATCTCGAGCCGAGCCAAAAaacgagtcgatctcgagcggctcacgagcctcgagcttttcttgcagccctagcGGGCAGGGGCCCTGCTGCGGGCGGGGCGCAGTGGCGGGCCTGCGCGGGCTGGCGCTAGTGGTGCGGTCTCTCGTCGGAGCCGCGGTGGTTGCTCGGCGTCTGCGACGGACGCGCGGTGGTGGCTGCTCGTGTGCGGACCCGATCTGGGTCTGGGCGGGCCTGCAGCCGACGCGCGATTCTGGCGGCTGCCTCGGAGCTCGCTCGGCGAGTAGAGGCGTGGTGATGGCAGTGGTGCTCGACGGTGGGCGCAGGTGGTGGCCGCGGATTTGGCTCTGGCCGGTCCGGCGGCGCGGGCCGTAGGGGCCACCGGTGTGCAGGCGTTTGGGCAAAGGTGGAGGAGGGACCAGCGGCCGACGTGGCGGCTCTTGGGctctggggcggcggccccggtTGAGGTGGTGGCGGCTTCGGCCAGGAGGTAGTGCGAGTCTGGTCGCGGTGGATCGTGGGATCCCGTGGCCAGAGTGAGGTCGGCCTCGGCAGGGGTGGTGGTTAGTGGGCGGCAGTCGGTGGTGGCAGGTGGGCGGCACATCTCCGGGAGAAATCCTTGCTCTCGTCTTCATCGGAGCCGACGACGGCGGCGCCTGCGGGTGCCGCAATCTTTCTTGGAAGCGTCGTCGTGGAGGTGCTCCTTCTCCCCATGGCTTGGGCTCCGGAAGGAAACTTCAGATCCGCTGGATCGGGTGATGGAGGCGTCTTCGCATCtttctcctccttgggggcattgTCTCGGAGCCGGCAACGATTGAGAGACTGGAGGATGATGGCAtcttcgtcgtcgatggtggcatcttcgccgcgtggtttgctgaggcggggcgctggtttctgtttggcaacgatgatggcATCGAGAAGAGCTTGGGTCGGCGTGGTCTTCTGTAGTCGGTTCTTCCTGGCGTGTccgaggtgttggaaatatgccctagaggcaataataaaatgattattattatatttcctcgttcatgataattgtcttttattcatgctataattgtattatccggaaatcgtaatacacgtgtgaatacatagacaaccatacgtccctagtaagcctctagttgactagctcgttggtcaacagatagtcatggtttcctgactatggacattagatgtcgttgacaacgggatcacatcattaggagaatgatgtgatggacaagacccaatcctaagcaagcacaagatcgtgtagttcgttttgctagagcttttccaatgtcaaatatcttttccttagaccatgagatcgtgtaactcccggataccgtaggagtgctttgggtgtaccaaacgccacaacgtaactgggtgactataaaggtgcactacaggtatctccgaaagtgtctgttgggttgacacagatcgagactgggatttgtcactccgtataaacggagaggtatcattgggcccactcgatagtgcatcatcataatgagctcaaagtgaccaagtgtctggtcaccgaatcatgcattacggtacgagtaaagtgacttgccggtaacgagattgaaccaggtattgggataccgacgatcgaatcttgggcaagtaacataccgtctgacaaagggaattgtatacggggttgcttgaatcctcgacatcgtggttcatccgatgagatcatcgaggagtatgtgggattcaacatggatatccagatcttgctgttggttattgaccggagagccgtctcggtcatgtctgcatatctcccgaacccgtagggtctacacacttaaggttcggtgacgctagggttgtatgaatatgagtatgcagcaaaccgaatgttgtccggagtcccagatgagatcccggacgtcacgaggagttccggaatggtccggaggtaaagaattatatataggaagtgctgtttcggccatcgggaaagtttcggggtcacccggtattgtaccgggaccaccggaagggtcccgggggtccatcgggtggggccacctatcccggagggctccgtgggctgaagtgggaggggaaccaacccctagtgggctggtgcgcccccccttggccccccctgcgcctagggttggaaaccctaggtgggggggggggggcgcaccacttgccttgggggcactccaacccccctggccgccggcccccttgggagattgcatctcccagggccggcgccccccctgggggccaatataaaggagggcaagggggagggcagccgcaccctgtgtcttggcgcctccctcccctgctacacctcgtcctcctcccgcagcagcttggtgaagccctgtcggagttctgctgcatccaccactacgccgttgtgctgatggatcatcatcaacctctccttcccccttcctagatcaagaaggaggagacgtcatccgctccgtacgtgtgttgaacgcggaggtgctgtccgttcggcacttggtcatcggtgatttggatcacggcgagtacgactccatcatcaccgttctcttgaacacgtccgcacgcgatctacaagtggtatgtagatgcaatctctctcccatgactcgttgcttagatgaactcatagatggatcttggtgaaaccataggaaaatttttaattttctgcaacgttccccaacagtggcatcatgagctaggtctatgcgtagttctctattgcacgagtagaacataattttgttgtgggcgtagatcttgtcaacttgcttgccgctactagtcttttcttgcttcagcggtattgtgggatgaagcggcccggaccgaccttacacgtacgcttacgtgagacaggttccaccgactgacatgcactagttgcataaggtggctagcgggtgtctgtctctcctactttagttggagcggattagatgaaaagggtccttatgaagggtaaatagaagttgacaatatcacgttgtggttattcgtaggtaagaaaatgttcttgctagaacccaattgcagccacgtaaaagatgcaacaacaattagaggacgtctaacttgtttttgcagcaattgtcatgtgatgtgatatggccagaaattgtgatgaatgatgaatgatatattgtgatgtatgagatcatgttcttgtaataggaatcacgacttgcatgtcgatgagtatgacaaccggcaggagccataggagttgtctttatttttgtatgacctgcgtgtcattgaagaacgccatgtaaattactttacgttattgctaaacgcgttagccatagaagtagaagtagtcgttggcgtgacaacttcatgaagacacgatgatggagatgatgatgatggagatcatggtgtcatgccggtgacgaagatgatcatggaaccccaaagatggagatcaaaggagctatatgatattggccatatcatgtcactattatataatttcatgtgatgtttattatgtttatgcatcttgtttacttagaacgacggtagtaaataagatgatcccttataataatttcaagaaagtgttccccctaactgtgcgtcgttgctaaagttcgtcgtttcgaagcaccacgtgatgatcgagtgtgatagatccttacgttcacatacaacgggtgtaagacagttttacacatgcataaacacttagggttaacttgacga
This window encodes:
- the LOC119294556 gene encoding uncharacterized protein LOC119294556 — encoded protein: MARCSRAWLTLILLACALVQSSYGSRPSPMGLQKPGVVSPTMVHGAAEPRPHDDGATIVPPSTEEGATGHGGVVATSALTGGGVVSSEQRKGTDVPVLQQALGRMLGSKMARRVLGGEAEDSAAGPSCHSNNAHITCAPPAQH